Proteins co-encoded in one Cupriavidus metallidurans CH34 genomic window:
- a CDS encoding LysR family transcriptional regulator: MELRHLRYFVAVAEERNFTRAAERLHIAQPPLSRQIQQLEESLGVLLFERNSRPLKLTDTGRFFYTHALQLLAQTTELEAMMRRVGKIERAMSIGFVGSTLYGMLPRIIRRFRTEHAEIELTLHEMSTMDQIKALKEGRIDVGFGRIRHEDPAVRRVVLREERMIVALPVGHPLSIGRKMLALPDLLEDTLIIFPKAPRPSFADQVLAAFHDRALRPGRIHEVRELQIALGLVAMGEGISVVPSSVYGLKRDDVTYVELDDAKLVSPIIMSMRTLDESEDLRAMLDMIYRLYEEIGMEYIPPAQE, encoded by the coding sequence TTGGAATTGAGACATTTGAGGTACTTCGTGGCCGTGGCCGAGGAGCGCAACTTCACGCGCGCCGCGGAACGGCTGCATATCGCGCAGCCTCCGCTGTCGCGCCAGATCCAGCAACTGGAGGAGTCGCTGGGTGTGTTGCTGTTCGAGCGCAACTCCCGGCCACTCAAGCTGACCGACACCGGGCGCTTCTTCTACACCCACGCCTTGCAACTGCTGGCGCAGACCACCGAACTTGAGGCGATGATGCGCCGGGTTGGCAAGATTGAGCGGGCGATGTCGATCGGCTTCGTGGGCTCCACGCTCTACGGCATGTTGCCGCGCATCATCCGCCGCTTCCGGACCGAACACGCCGAGATCGAACTGACGCTGCACGAGATGTCGACGATGGACCAGATCAAGGCACTCAAGGAAGGGCGCATCGATGTGGGTTTTGGCCGCATCCGGCACGAAGACCCGGCCGTCCGCCGCGTGGTGCTGCGCGAGGAACGCATGATCGTGGCTCTGCCGGTGGGGCATCCGCTGTCGATCGGCAGGAAGATGCTGGCGTTGCCGGATCTGCTCGAAGACACGCTGATCATCTTCCCGAAGGCGCCACGCCCGAGTTTTGCCGATCAGGTGCTGGCGGCGTTTCACGACCGCGCGTTGCGCCCGGGCCGCATCCACGAGGTACGCGAGTTGCAGATCGCGCTGGGGTTGGTGGCGATGGGCGAGGGTATCTCAGTGGTACCCAGCAGCGTCTACGGCCTCAAGCGTGACGATGTGACCTACGTTGAGCTTGATGATGCGAAGCTGGTGTCGCCGATCATCATGAGCATGCGCACACTGGACGAATCCGAGGACCTGCGTGCGATGCTGGACATGATCTACCGGCTCTACGAGGAAATCGGCATGGAGTACATTCCGCCGGCCCAGGAGTGA
- the catA gene encoding catechol 1,2-dioxygenase has protein sequence MTHADIEALVKQFLVHTATQGTPDARAQQVVVRLTTDLFKAIEDLDLSATEVWKGIEYFAEAGATHELGLLAAGLGLERFLDIRADEAEARAGLTGGTPRTIEGPLYVAGAPESTGFARLDDGTEDDKGEVLFMQGTVYDTDGKPLAGAKVEVWHANLLGNYSFFDKSQSHFNLRRTIVTDANGRYQFRSIVPMGYGCPPEGTTQRLLNLLARHGRRPAHIHFFVSAAGHRKLTTQINIDGDEYLWDDFAFASRDGLVPAVERVGDAAQLDKHGVSKPFASIDFDFRLLREATDAPAAEVDRLRAAA, from the coding sequence ATGACGCACGCTGACATCGAAGCGCTGGTAAAGCAGTTCCTCGTACACACCGCCACGCAAGGCACCCCGGACGCACGCGCGCAACAGGTCGTGGTACGGCTGACGACCGATCTGTTCAAGGCAATCGAGGATCTGGATTTGAGCGCCACCGAAGTCTGGAAGGGCATCGAGTATTTCGCCGAGGCAGGCGCCACCCACGAGCTGGGCCTGCTGGCCGCCGGCCTGGGTCTGGAACGATTCCTGGACATCCGCGCCGACGAGGCAGAAGCCCGCGCCGGCCTGACCGGCGGCACGCCGCGCACGATCGAAGGCCCGCTGTATGTGGCCGGCGCGCCCGAATCCACCGGCTTCGCACGACTCGACGACGGCACGGAGGACGACAAGGGCGAGGTGCTGTTCATGCAGGGCACGGTCTACGACACCGACGGCAAGCCGCTGGCCGGCGCGAAGGTCGAGGTATGGCACGCCAACCTGCTTGGCAACTACTCGTTCTTCGACAAGAGCCAGTCCCACTTCAACCTGCGCCGCACGATCGTCACCGATGCCAACGGCCGCTACCAGTTCCGCAGCATCGTGCCGATGGGCTATGGCTGCCCGCCCGAGGGCACGACGCAGCGCCTGCTGAACCTGCTGGCCCGTCACGGCCGCCGCCCCGCACATATTCACTTCTTCGTATCCGCCGCCGGCCATCGCAAGCTGACCACGCAGATCAACATCGACGGCGACGAGTACCTGTGGGATGACTTCGCGTTTGCCAGCCGCGATGGACTCGTGCCGGCGGTCGAGCGCGTCGGGGACGCCGCGCAGCTCGACAAGCACGGCGTGAGCAAGCCGTTCGCCTCGATCGACTTCGACTTCCGCCTGCTGCGCGAGGCCACCGACGCCCCGGCGGCCGAAGTGGACCGCCTGCGCGCTGCCGCCTGA
- a CDS encoding LysR family transcriptional regulator, whose translation MELRHLRYFQTVAQELNVTRAAEKLHMAQPPLSRQIRQFEEEVGVALFDRVGRGLRLTEAGRFLLEQSLQLTQRLEETLESTRRIGRNEKRWFGIGFVPSVLYGVLPELIRELRGDDSQVEVGLTEMITVQQLEALKSGRIDLAFGRLTFNDPAIVQQVVMAESLVAAIPGTAPTPTAPFDADALARQPLILYPARPRPSYADHVLSLFRGQGLQPRVVQEANELQTALGLVAAGLGITLVPSSVQRLHRDDVRYVPINAPGFVSPVIMSYRSGDTSPYLARAVAWVLQQA comes from the coding sequence ATGGAACTCCGCCACCTCCGCTACTTCCAGACGGTTGCCCAGGAACTCAACGTGACACGGGCGGCCGAAAAGCTTCATATGGCACAGCCGCCACTTTCCCGGCAAATCCGCCAGTTCGAGGAAGAAGTCGGCGTGGCGTTGTTCGATCGTGTCGGGCGGGGCCTGAGGTTGACCGAGGCGGGCCGTTTCCTGCTCGAGCAGTCGCTGCAACTGACCCAGCGACTGGAGGAGACGCTGGAAAGCACGCGGCGCATCGGCCGCAATGAAAAGCGCTGGTTCGGCATCGGCTTCGTGCCGTCGGTGCTGTATGGCGTGCTGCCCGAGCTGATCCGCGAACTGCGTGGCGACGATAGCCAGGTGGAGGTCGGCCTGACCGAGATGATCACGGTGCAGCAACTCGAAGCGCTCAAGTCCGGGCGGATCGATCTGGCCTTCGGGCGTCTCACGTTCAACGACCCGGCGATCGTCCAGCAGGTGGTGATGGCCGAATCGCTGGTGGCGGCGATCCCGGGCACCGCGCCCACCCCCACCGCTCCTTTCGATGCCGACGCGCTGGCCCGACAGCCGCTGATCCTCTATCCGGCCCGGCCACGGCCAAGCTACGCCGACCATGTGCTGTCGCTGTTCCGCGGCCAAGGGTTGCAGCCCCGCGTGGTGCAGGAGGCCAACGAACTGCAGACCGCGCTCGGCCTCGTCGCCGCCGGGCTAGGCATCACGCTCGTGCCGTCCTCGGTGCAGCGCCTGCATCGTGATGATGTGCGCTATGTGCCGATCAACGCTCCGGGCTTCGTCTCACCCGTGATCATGAGCTACCGCTCTGGCGACACCTCGCCATACCTGGCCCGCGCGGTCGCATGGGTCCTGCAGCAAGCGTAG